A window of Neorhizobium galegae bv. orientalis str. HAMBI 540 genomic DNA:
CATCCGCGAAGGCCTTGCGACGGAAGAGGGCGACGACCTGATCGTCGCCTCCGATCCGTCGCTTGCCGGCCAGACCCTGCCGGCGGAAATCAACACCTTTGCCGACCATCGCATCGCCATGAGCTTTGCGCTTGCCGGGCTGATGATCGGCGGCGTCACCATTCTCGATCCCGATTGCGTCGCCAAGACATTCCCCAGCTATTGGGACGTATTGGCTTCGCTCGGCGTCGAATACACGGACATAGTTTAAACGGAAAACCCGGATCGGCTGGCGCCGAAGAGGAGGAATGTCGTGATGCGGTGGTTCTCCGGCCTTGGCCTGGCTCTGCTTTTCTCCCTGTCGGCGGCGCTGCCCGCCGCGGCGGAAGAATATATCCGCTCCTATCATTCCGACATCCAGGTCGCCGACAATGGCGACCTGGCGGTGACCGAAACCATCATCGCCAATTCCGAAGGCGACAGGATCAAGCGCGGTCTGTTTCGCGACTTCCCGCTAACCATGACGGACGCCAACGGCCGCACCGTGCGGGTCGGCTTCGAGGTCGTTTCCGTCATCCGCGACGGTCAGGCCGAACCCTTCCATACGGAAAGTGTTACCGGCGGCATCCGGATCTATTCCGGCGACGAGGATGTGTTCCTCCGCGATGGCGAACACACCTTCGTCTTCACCTACAAGACCGACAGGCAGATCCGCTATTTCGACGACCACGACGAGCTTTACTGGAACGCGACCGGCAATGGCTGGGAATTCCGCATCGCCCAGGCCTCGGCGCGGGTGACCCTGCCGGCCGCCGCGCGGATAACCCAAACCGCCGCCTACACCGGTCCGCTCGGCTCCACCGCTCGCAATGCCCGCATGCAGGCGAACGGCAATCAGGCGGTCTTTTCGACCACGCGGCCGCTCGGGGCGCAGGAGGGCCTGACGATCGTCGCGGGCTTTCCCAAAGGCATCGTCGCTCCGCCTTCGAAAGATCAGCAAAGCGAATGGTGGTGGCGCGACAATATCGGGACGATCATCTCGATCGTCGGCCTCGTCCTCGTCGTCGGGTATTATGCGCTTTTCTGGGTCCGCGTCGGTCGCGACCCGGATCGCGGCGTCGTGGTACCCCGCTGGGATGCGCCGGAGGGGCTGTCGCCGGCTCTGGTCAACTACATCGACAACAAGGGCTTTTCGGGCGGCGGATGGACGGCGTTTGCCGCAAGCGCGCTCGATCTTGCGGTCAAGGGTTACGTGACGCTGGAGGATCTCGCGGAAAAGATCGTCATCCGGCGCACCGGCAAGGCCGCGCCGAGGGACGTGCCGATCGGCCAGGCCTCCATCCTAGGCTCCATCGACGCCAAGGGGCAGGAACTGATCATCGACGAGGCGCACGGCACCTCCGTCCAGTCGATCGGCGCAAGCTTCCGCCAGGCGATCGAAAAGGAACACCGCGGCAAATATTACAACGGCAACAAGGGTTATGTGATCGGCGGCGTCGTACTGAGCGTGCTTTCCATCGTCTCTCTGATCGTTTTCGGCAATCTCGAACCGGACATGATCGCGACGCTGATCATCCCGGCCTTTTTTGCCGTGGTCTTCGGAGTGCTCGCCGCCGCCTTCGGCAAGGGCCTGCGCCGCGGCTCGTCGCTGATTTCGAAAATCGTCTCGGTCGTTATCCTCGGTTTTATCGGCTTGGTGGCCCTGTCGATCGGCTCGGCGGTCCTGGTGGGGATCATGTCGGAAATGACCGGCGACGAGCATTGGCCGATCATGGTATCGGTCGGCGGCATCGTGCTGGCCAACGTCATCTTCTTCTTCCTGATAGGCGCTCCGACACCGCTCGGCCGCAAGCTGATGGACGGGATCGAGGGCCTGCGCATCTACCTGACGCTCGCCGAAAAAGACCGCATGAACACCGCCGGCGCTCCCACCATGTCGCCGCAGCATTTCGAAAAATTGCTGCCCTATGCGGTGGCGCTCGGCGTCGAAAAGCCCTGGAGCAGCACATTCGAAACCTGGCTTGCGAGCGCCGTTGCGGGCGCTGCCGCCGGCGCCTATGCGCCCGGCTGGTATAGCGGCAATTACGGCTCCAATTTCGGCAACCGCATCGGCGGGTTCTCCTCCTCGATGGCCTCCACCATCGCCTCGACCATCCCGGCTCCCAAATCCTCCTCGTCCTCCTCCGGCTTTTCCAGCGGTTCGTCCGGCGGCGGCGGAGGCGGCGGCGGCGGAGGCGGTTGGTGAGATTGAAATATGTATCGCCTCGTGATACATAGGAGCGAGGTATGGCGATCCGTTCCTATGCCGATGCGATGACGCAGTCGATCGCCAGCGGTAAGGTGCCGAAAGGCTTTCCTGCCGATCTTGCGAGAAGAGCCGTGCGGAAGCTGACGATGATTGAAAATGCGATGGAATTGCACGACCTGCGTTCACCGCCGGGCAATCATCTGGAAGCGCTGAAAGGCGATCGCGCTGGGCAGCACTCTATCCGCGTCAATGACCAGTGGCGCATCTGCTTCGTCTGGACGACGGCCGGTGCCGAACAGGTTGAAATTGTCGATTATCATTGAAAGAGACGAGCATGGCGAGCCTTCTTCCTCCCGTTCATCCCGGTGAAATCCTTCGTGAAGAATACCTGGCCCCGCTCCATCTCAGTGCCGGGGCGCTGGCTAAGAAGCTGAATGTCCCGCGCACGCGCATCGAGCGGCTGGTTGCAGAG
This region includes:
- a CDS encoding DUF2207 domain-containing protein, with the translated sequence MMRWFSGLGLALLFSLSAALPAAAEEYIRSYHSDIQVADNGDLAVTETIIANSEGDRIKRGLFRDFPLTMTDANGRTVRVGFEVVSVIRDGQAEPFHTESVTGGIRIYSGDEDVFLRDGEHTFVFTYKTDRQIRYFDDHDELYWNATGNGWEFRIAQASARVTLPAAARITQTAAYTGPLGSTARNARMQANGNQAVFSTTRPLGAQEGLTIVAGFPKGIVAPPSKDQQSEWWWRDNIGTIISIVGLVLVVGYYALFWVRVGRDPDRGVVVPRWDAPEGLSPALVNYIDNKGFSGGGWTAFAASALDLAVKGYVTLEDLAEKIVIRRTGKAAPRDVPIGQASILGSIDAKGQELIIDEAHGTSVQSIGASFRQAIEKEHRGKYYNGNKGYVIGGVVLSVLSIVSLIVFGNLEPDMIATLIIPAFFAVVFGVLAAAFGKGLRRGSSLISKIVSVVILGFIGLVALSIGSAVLVGIMSEMTGDEHWPIMVSVGGIVLANVIFFFLIGAPTPLGRKLMDGIEGLRIYLTLAEKDRMNTAGAPTMSPQHFEKLLPYAVALGVEKPWSSTFETWLASAVAGAAAGAYAPGWYSGNYGSNFGNRIGGFSSSMASTIASTIPAPKSSSSSSGFSSGSSGGGGGGGGGGGW
- a CDS encoding type II toxin-antitoxin system RelE/ParE family toxin, translating into MAIRSYADAMTQSIASGKVPKGFPADLARRAVRKLTMIENAMELHDLRSPPGNHLEALKGDRAGQHSIRVNDQWRICFVWTTAGAEQVEIVDYH